The Sulfurimonas sp. genome includes the window AAACTAGACCTTAAAATAACAGCATATATAGAAACAACTCAAATGAATGTCGCCGTTGCACATGCCAATTTTGCAGATAGTGAAGAAGAGATAAATGGAGAAGAAAAAAGTAATGAATAGATTTTTATTAATAATATTATTTTTACTAACAGCATTAAATGCGGATGTTTCAATATGTACAGATAAGTTAGAAACTACAAATAAATATATAGAGTGTTTAAAAAAAGAAGTTAATAATAGTAAATCTGTAGAAGATATAAACTTCTTAGCAGGTTACCTTGTTACTAAAAATAGATTTGATGAAGCTATTAATCTTTACAAACAAGCAACTCTTCAAGATGATGCAAAAGCTATGTACTATCTTGGTGGAATTTATGAAGAGCAGAAAAAAGAGTATGACCTTGCAGTAAAATGGTTTAAAAAAGCAGCAGATAAAAATTATAAGGACTCGGTATATAGAGTAGGTTCTATTTTAGAAAAAAAGCTACTTAAAGAAGATGAAGCTATTGCTTATTATCAAGAGTGGATAAAAAAAGGTAATGTTGAAGCATATAACTATCTTGGGAATCTCTACCTAGATAAAGAGGACTTTCAAAAAGCAAAGAAAGAGTATCTAAAAGGTGCTAAAAAAGCTTCCAAAGAATCTTACTACCTTTTAGGAAGTCTTCATGAAGCCTATATAGAAAATGGACTTAATGATGCAATTGATTATTATAAAGAAGGGGCAGAGTTAGGTGAGTATAAGTCTATTTATAATCTAGCAGTGCTGTATGATAATATGGCTAAATATGATAAATCTCAAATATGGTATAAAAGGGCAATGGCACTTAATAATAAAGATGCTTATTTTGGATATGGTCATATGCTTAGAAAAAAAGGCGACTTAAAAGGGGCATTAAGTGTCTTAGAAGAGCTTGGTAAACTTGGTGATGGTCGAGGATATTGGGGAATGGCTCAAATATATATCAATGAATACAATGATTTTGAAAAATGTAAAGAGTATTGTTTGAAAACTATTGAGAATGGAAATGCAAGAGGGGCTAGTTTACTTGGATATATTTATTTAAAAGACCTTAAAGATAAAGAAAAAGCTATTAAATGGTACACGAAAGCTTATGAAATGAAAGATTGCAAAGGAACTGAAGACTTAGTAATAGTTTATGAAAAATTAAATGATGAAAAAAAATCTATGGAATGGCTAGATAAAGCAGATGCCATGGGTTGTGGCTTTGCTGGGTTTAGACGCGGATATGTTTATCATGATAAAAAAGATTATAAAAATGCAATAAAGTGGTATAAAAGAGGTGCAGAATTGGGAGATGAAGATTCTGCCACTAGTTTAGGGTATATATATTCTGTAGAATTAAAAGATAAAGATAAAGCAATTTATTGGTATAAAAAAGCCTCTAAACTTGGAAATAAAAAAGCTCAAAAATGGATTAAAAAACTAAAGGCACAAAAATAATGTCAGAAATAAAAAGAGGTTCATCAAATGTCTATTATCATGATACAGAGTTTATGCATGTTGTACGGTTTTTTTATAATAATAGCGGAGTCGCTGCCGCGCAGAATGCTAGAACAAGATGGGCTTTTTTAGTAGTTGGACGAGATGAGTTAGGCGATGCGTTTCTAAATGATAAAGCAAAAAGTAATGAAGATAGAATTAATGAGATAAAAGACAGATACCTCCCACTTTTACAAGAGTGTGTAAATGCAAAAGATGAACCTGCCTTTACTTTAGATAAAACAAAAATATCTGAGTTTAGAACTTATCCTTCAAAGTTTAAAAATAAATGGATAATTCGTCAAAGTACACC containing:
- a CDS encoding tetratricopeptide repeat protein; translated protein: MNRFLLIILFLLTALNADVSICTDKLETTNKYIECLKKEVNNSKSVEDINFLAGYLVTKNRFDEAINLYKQATLQDDAKAMYYLGGIYEEQKKEYDLAVKWFKKAADKNYKDSVYRVGSILEKKLLKEDEAIAYYQEWIKKGNVEAYNYLGNLYLDKEDFQKAKKEYLKGAKKASKESYYLLGSLHEAYIENGLNDAIDYYKEGAELGEYKSIYNLAVLYDNMAKYDKSQIWYKRAMALNNKDAYFGYGHMLRKKGDLKGALSVLEELGKLGDGRGYWGMAQIYINEYNDFEKCKEYCLKTIENGNARGASLLGYIYLKDLKDKEKAIKWYTKAYEMKDCKGTEDLVIVYEKLNDEKKSMEWLDKADAMGCGFAGFRRGYVYHDKKDYKNAIKWYKRGAELGDEDSATSLGYIYSVELKDKDKAIYWYKKASKLGNKKAQKWIKKLKAQK